One Rhizoctonia solani chromosome 1, complete sequence DNA window includes the following coding sequences:
- a CDS encoding dolichyl-phosphate-mannose-protein mannosyltransferase → MASHRRPRAPSPTPDHLTASYAPTLQPRFPVRPNDHLDADERRANAQPGKLRKHHIGGLNLAPAEWKILVIVVIIASFVRLYKISYPDSVVFDEVHFGNFASKYIKTRYFVDVHPPLAKLLLTLAAFVGGFDGHFDFKEIGKAYDENTPYVLMRLLPAIMGVAVVPLTYLTLRGLDCRATTALLGAFLVTFENGLITQSRLILLDSPLIFFTALTAFFWVGFSNEDTQRPFTEEWWTWLALTGLSLGAVVSCKWVGLFTIATVGVCTLRQLWLLLGDLKVTPRLFIKHFMARALCLILLPILFYMAMFEIHFAILQNSGDGDGFMSAAFMHTLGGRGMSDTFADVALGSAVTLRHVNTQGGYLHSHLHTYPGGSKQQQITLYPHIDGNNDWRILNGTFDGATDFDWTTEPISQIRNGQTIRLEHIATQKRLHSHDVRPPVSDVDFQNEVSAYGYPGFQGDANDNWIVEIEEGAGRGQTVKTLKPIKLPDWAFEQQEVTCNKNAVRENSVWYIETNNHEKLGDDAEKVNYKPPGFLSKFLELQQVMWTTNAGLTDRHAFDSRPSSWPRLRRGINFWVKDHKQIYLIGNPFVWYMSTISVLLYAVFRGFLILREKRGYKDFHNTTLVKYDQLCAFLATGWVLHYFPFFLMSRQLFLHHYFPALYFAILMSCAVFDAVTANLKPRVRLQIAGVVLIFVLWNYMSFSPLTYGTPWTRSKCESSKWLKSWDFACGDFYESYDQYSTIPPSTPSPSAVQPVVVGDEHGGRPAVVVDAPQVQKPKEDAQTTDSVIIPIEPGHDVFAGDKVDNKPISLDRVAEPLPKEALIHTSDTAGSGPGPDNDADQQEELRSIEEEAKKKVPAGVQEKIAQAQQSVIEKVVEAKEKLKDHAKAQNEEERVRQELYGNEKKEAE, encoded by the exons CCGGATAGTGTGGT GTTCGACGAGGTGCATTTTGGGAACTTTGCTTCTAAATACATCAAGACTCGGTACTTTGTTGATGTACATCCCCCATTGGCAAAACTGCTTCTTACGTTGGCTGCATTTGTCGGTGGATTCGATGGTCACTTTGATTTCAAAGAGATTGGGAA AGCGTACGATGAGAACACACCCTATGTACTTATGCGTCTACTCCCGGCTATCATGGGTGTTGCGGTTGTTCCCCTTACCTACCTTACCCTCCGTGGGCTCGATTGTCGAGCAACCACTGCATTGTTGGGCGCGTTCCTTGTTACCTTTGAAAACGGATTGATTACCCAATCCCGACTGATCTTGCTGGACTCGCCCCTGATCTTTTTCACTGCTCTCACTGCTTTCTTTTGGGTCGGATTCTCCAACGAGGACACGCAGCGACCGTTCACGGAAGAATGGTGGACCTGGCTCGCGCTTACAGGCCTTTCTTTGGGCGCAGTCGTGAGCTGCAAATGGGTGGGCTTGTTCACCATTGCAACTGTTGGCGTATGCACTTTGCGGCAACTCTGGCTTCTGCTCGGCGACTTGAAAGTCACGCCTCGTCTTTTCATCAAGCACTTCATGGCCCGGGCGTTGTGCTTGATTTTGTTACCCATCCTGTTTTATATGGCGATGTTTGAGATCCATTTTGCGATTTTGCAGAACTCTGGTGATGGGGATGGTTTTATGAGTGCCGCATTCATGCACACCCTCGGCGGTCGCGGAATGTCTGATACCTTTGCTG ACGTTGCGCTTGGTTCCGCCGTCACTCTTCGACACGTTAATACCCAGGGCGGGTACCTGCATTCCCATTTGCACACGTATCCCGGAGGCAGCAAAC AACAGCAGATCACTTTATACCCTCACATCGACGGAAACAACGATTGGCGTATCCTCAATGGCACCTTTGACGGAGCAACTGATTTTGATTGGACTACCGAACCAATCTCCCAAATCCGCAATGGCCAGACCATCCGACTGGAGCATATTGCAACCCAAAAACGCCTCCACTCCCACGACGTCCGTCCTCCCGTATCAGACGTGGACTTCCAGAACGAGGTCAGCGCGTATGGGTATCCCGGATTCCAGGGCGATGCCAACGACAACTGGATCGTTGAAATCGAGGAAGGTGCCGGACGAGGCCAAACCGTCAAGACACTGAAACCAA TCAAGCTACCTGATTGGGCGTTTGAGCAGCAAGAAGTGACCTGTAACAAGAACGCTGTTCGTGAAAACTCGGTTTGGTACATCGAAACAAACAATCACGAGAAGC TTGGTGATGATGCCGAAAAGGTCAATTACAAGCCGCCTGGATTCTTGTCCAAGTTCCTTGAGCTCCAGCAAGTCATGTGGACTACGAACGCAGGGCTTACGGATCGCCATGCATTCGACTCGCGTCCTAGCTCATGGCCCAGATTGCGACGTGGTATT AACTTCTGGGTGAAGGACCACAAGCAGATCTATTTGATCGGTAATCCTTTTGTCTGGTATATGAGTACAATCTCTGTCCTTTTGTACGCTGTTTTCCGGGGTTTCCTGATTCTGCGCGAGAAGCGGGGTTACAAGGATTTCCACAACA CTACGCTGGTCAAGTACGACCAGCTCTGTGCTTTCCTCGCAACTGGCTGGGTGCTTCACTACTTCCCCTTCTTCCTCATGTCTCGCCAGCTCTTCTTGCACCACTACTTCCCAGCACTTTACTTTGCGATTCTCATGTCCTGCGCCGTGTTTGATGCCGTAACGGCCAACCTCAAGCCTCGCGTCCGACTACAGATTGCCGGTGTCGTGCTCATCTTTGTCCTCTGGAACTACATGAGTTTTAGCCCGTTGACCTACGGAACTCCATGGACTAGGAGTAAATGCGAAAGCTCAAAATGGCTTAAGAGTTGGGATTTCGCTTG TGGCGATTTCTACGAGAGT TATGACCAATACTCAACCATTCCGCCCTCAACCCCGTCCCCTTCGGCCGTCCAGCCGGTAGTCGTTGGGGACGAGCATGGAGGTAGACCTGCTGTAGTGGTCGACGCTCCTCAAGTCCAGAAACCCAAAGAAGACGCCCAGACGACGGACTCGGTCATCATACCGATAGAGCCCGGCCACGATGTATTCGCCGGGGATAAAGTTGACAACAAACCTATCAGCTTGGACCGCGTCGCCGAGCCACTCCCCAAAGAGGCGTTGATTCATACTTCGGATACCGCAGGCTCTGGTCCGGGCCCTGATAACGAC GCCGACCAGCAGGAAGAGCTTCGGTCCATAGAGGAGGAGGCTAAGAAAAAGGTTCCCGCAGGGGTTCAAGAGAAGATAGCTCAAGCTCAACAGAgcgtgattgaaaaggttgtcGAAGCCAAGGAGAAGCTAAAGGATCACGCTAAGGCTCAAAATGAGGAAGAGCGTGTTAGACAAGAGCTGTATGGCAACGAAAAAAAGGAGGCAGAATAG
- a CDS encoding Enoyl-(Acyl carrier protein) reductase, whose translation MPGRLEHKVAIVTGAGSGIGLESSLLFASEGAHVVLADINIDAANKTQGLLKEKYPNAPKALTVKVDVSKEADLKALVDKTVEEFGRLDVMFNNAGIMHPQDDNALNTEEKIWDLTMNINLKGVWWGCKYAILAMRKNPTDESKKLHTGGSIINTASFVSLMGAATPQLAYTASKGAVLAMTRELAMVPIATMHPHLSSSVIFMLPSGPLKTPLLMDFLNTEEKRNRRMVHLPMGRFGEAIEQAQAALFLASDESSYITGTDFKVDGGLSSCYVTAEGEPVLPPPVSLAQ comes from the exons ATGCCTGGCAGATTGGAGCACAAG GTCGCGATTGTTACAGGCGCTGGCTC TGGGATTGGACTCGAGTCGTCCCTCCTTTTCGCCTCAGAGGGCGCTCACGTTGTTCTCGCTGATATCAATATCGACGCAGCCAACAAGACCCAAGGTCTTTTGAAAGAGAAATACCCCAATGCCCCCAAGGCTTTAACCGTTAAAGTTGACGTGAGCAAGGAAGCAGATCTCAAGGCTCTAGTCGACAAGACTGTGGAAGAGTTTGGACGTCTCGATGTTATG TTCAATAATGCGGGTATTATGCACCCGCAGGACGATAATGCACTCAACACTGAGGAGAAGATCTG GGATCTTACAATGAACATCAACCTCAAAGGTGTATGGTGGGGGTGCAAGTATGCTATTCTTGCGATGCGAAAGAACCCA ACCGACGAGAGCAAGAAACTTCATACTGGGGGAAGTATCATCAATACAGCTTCGTTCGTCAGCTTGATGGGTGCTGCGACTCCTCAGCTCGCTT ATACCGCGTCTAAA GGTGCCGTACTTGCTATGACCCGCGAGCTTGCAATG GTCCCCATTGCTACTATGCATCCACATCTCTCATCGTCTGTTATCTTCATGCTTCCTAGTGGCCCGCTTAAAACTC CACTTCTTATGGATTTCCTCAACACCGAGGAGAAGCGCAACCGTAGGATGGTTCATCTTCCTATGGGCCGGTTTGGTGAAGCAATCGAACAAGCCCAAGCTGCTTTATTCC TTGCATCCGACGAGAGCAGCTACATCACG GGTACCGACTTCAAGGTTGATGGCGGTCTTTCTTCTTGCTATGTTACAGCCGAGGGCGAGCCTGTTCTCCCACCCCCAGTATCCTTGGCTCAGTGA
- a CDS encoding The BTB (BR-C, ttk and bab)/POZ (Pox virus and Zinc finger) domain, with the protein MMENANSKNSSDLSVPLFNPPTGGDICLRSKDGIEFQAHTVLLGLASSVFRDMFLVGTRREEAIDLTEDATTISIMLEFIYPNRQAPLVTSFETLDNCLRISQKYDLQSMIQTLDTQLSINTTPQSLVHSDPLRAYQLALTFDLPKTKVMAAPLITTAKADLCEPSRLSRVVQSHPSASLIRLIGIQGTRAKILADVLLGFTSDRCYRHRNISSMICRASHVVGGWICVKEMKLEQAYTPTTLPPGYYLGPTSFIKRYLLRLSSNAMTCFV; encoded by the coding sequence ATGATGGAGAACGCAAACTCCAAAAACTCATCTGACCTTAGCGTGCCTCTCTTCAATCCACCCACAGGTGGAGACATTTGCTTACGATCAAAGGATGGCATCGAATTCCAAGCACACACCGTACTCTTGGGACTGGCATCATCTGTTTTTCGAGACATGTTCCTAGTTGGTACACGCCGCGAAGAAGCGATAGACTTAACCGAGGACGCGACGACCATATCAATCATGCTCGAATTTATCTATCCAAACAGGCAAGCTCCTTTGGTGACAAGTTTTGAGACACTCGATAATTGTCTGCGTATTTCCCAAAAGTATGACCTTCAAAGTATGATCCAAACTCTTGATACCCAGCTGTCTATAAACACCACACCCCAATCCCTTGTTCACTCGGATCCACTTCGTGCCTATCAACTTGCTCTTACATTCGACCTACCTAAAACCAAAGTCATGGCCGCTCCATTAATCACCACTGCCAAGGCTGATCTCTGCGAACCCTCTAGGCTCTCTCGAGTGGTCCAATCTCACCCATCAGCTAGCCTCATTCGTTTGATAGGCATTCAAGGTACCCGGGCCAAAATTCTCGCGGACGTGTTGTTGGGTTTTACAAGCGACCGATGCTACCGACACAGGAACATTTCTTCTATGATCTGTCGTGCGAGCCATGTCGTGGGTGGTTGGATATGTGTGAAGGAAATGAAGCTCGAGCAGGCTTATACACCCACCACCCTCCCTCCTGGTTATTATCTTGGTCCAACCTCGTTTATCAAACGCTACTTGCTACGCCTATCGAGCAATGCGATGACTTGTTTCGTGTGA
- a CDS encoding The BTB (BR-C, ttk and bab)/POZ (Pox virus and Zinc finger) domain, protein MTSPSGGKNGTQSLFTPPRGGDLTLRSSDGVEFLVHSTILKFSSSVFDGMIATGTTKDTVELTENANDVSYLLRFVYPNKFPVSISLDELPSCLLVVQKYDIEGALEIIEEIILLDGSPHRLLSSEPIRTYQLAVQFNLAKTKAAVAPLVAIDQTNFCDLSKLSELSNLSSNEAGSHDELTGNEV, encoded by the coding sequence ATGACATCTCCCAGTGGAGGGAAAAACGGTACCCAGTCACTTTTCACACCACCAAGGGGTGGGGATCTTACTTTGAGGTCCAGCGATGGCGTTGAATTTCTTGTACATTCTACTATCCTCAAATTTTCATCGTCCGTATTTGATGGCATGATAGCTACTGGAACTACCAAGGACACCGTCGAGCTTACTGAAAATGCGAACGATGTCTCCTATCTACTTCGATTCGTCTATCCAAACAAATTCCCCGTTTCGATCAGCCTTGATGAGCTCCCCAGTTGTCTATTGGTGGTTCAAAAATACGACATTGAAGGTGCTCTCGAAATCATAGAAGAAATCATCCTGCTGGATGGCTCCCCTCATAGACTACTCTCATCCGAACCTATACGAACATATCAACTCGCAGTACAGTTTAATCTTGCCAAAACCAAAGCCGCGGTCGCACCGCTTGTTGCGATTGATCAAACAAACTTCTGCGACCTGAGCAAACTATCGGAGCTCTCAAACCTATCCTCCAATGAAGCTGGTTCGCATGATGAACTTACAGGCAATGAGGTCTAA
- a CDS encoding Retrotransposable element Tf2 protein, whose translation MMNKIFQDLLDVYVIIYLDNILVFSLNEKDHEAHVQEVLRRLQDNDLFCNIEKCHFHTKKIDYLGFIILEFGIEVDQSKVTDAMNWSTPKNVKNIQEFLGFVNFYRQFIPNFGNMARPLYNLLKKDSVWRWDLAEQQSFDGLKKCLTSAPLLLQPDTTKQFYVECDASDYATGAILSQRNSEGKLAPVAYLSKSLSPAEKNYNIFDKELLAVIRAFKEWRHLLEGSELPVQVLTDHKNLEYFSTSQSLNKHYNFQIIYRPGAQNKKADILSQRYDLVPLEGGVENQVLLKPELFIASITPDQEINDLIGKAIYKDDQLKEILHKLQNKEKILDWELKEGLLWYQGKIFVPKDNTIRNLILESRHDALAAGHPGQARTLELISRSYYWPLLKKFVNSYVSHCKTCIRSKPTNQVPVGLLKPLQIPERPWEDIAYNMIVGLPVSEGFDAILTVIDQFSKMVHFIPTQSTALAIDIANLFITYIWKLHGLPRSTVSDRGPTFNAKFMRHLYH comes from the exons ATGATGAACAAAATATTCCAAGACCTTCTGGATGTCTATGTCATTATATACCTGGACAATATTTTAGTTTTTTCCCTGAATGAAAAAGATCATGAAGCACATGTGCAAGAAGTACTTAGGAGGCTACAGGACAATGATCTTTTCTGCAACATTGaaaaatgccatttccacaCCAAGAAAATAGATTACCTAGGGTTCATCATATTGGAGTTTGGCATAGAAGTTGATCAGTCTAAAGTCACAGATgcaatgaattggtcaacacctaaaaatgtcaaaaatatccaggaattcttaggatttgtgaacttttatagacaattcatccccaactttggCAATATGGCACGACCCTTGTACAACCTGCTCAAGAAAGATAGTGTttggagatgggacttggcAGAACAACAGTCTTTTGACGGCCTGAAAAAATGTCTTACGTCAGCACCATTGCTTCTACAACCGGATACAACAAAACAATTCTATGTGGAATGCGACGCATCTGATTATGCAACAGGAGCCATACTATCCCAACGCAATTCTGAGGGAAAATTGGCCCCTGTGGCATACCTGTCAAAATCCTTGTCCCCAGCTGAAAAGAACTACAATatttttgacaaggaattactagcagtcattagggcatttaaGGAATGGCGCCATTTACTGGAAGGATCAGAGttaccagtccaagttctaacaGATCATAAGAATTTGGAGTATTTCTCTACGTCACAATCCCTGAACAAAC ActacaacttccagattaTCTACAGGCCTGGGGCACAGAATAAAAAGGCGGATATCCTTTCTCAACGCTATGATttggtaccccttgaagggggggtagagaaccaggttctcctgaaaccggaactttttATTGCATCTATTACTCCAGATCAAGAGATCAATGACCTAATCGGCAAAGCTATTTACAAGGATGACCAACTGAAAGAAATTCTGCacaaactccagaacaaggaaaagatCTTGGATTGGGAATTGAAAGAAGGGTTACTATGGTATCAGGgaaaaatctttgtaccCAAAGACAATACCATTAGGAACCTTATTTTAGAATCTAGGCATGACGCCTTGGCAGcgggacacccaggacaagccaGGACATTAGAACTTATTTCTAGGAGTTATTactggccattgctgaaaaagtttgtcaattcttATGTCAGTCACTGCAAAACCTGTATCAGGTCCAaaccaacaaatcaagtacctgtaGGACTGCTAAAGCCATTGCAAATCCCTGAACGTCCCTGGGAAGATATAGcctacaacatgattgtagGATTACCGGTTTCAGAAGGCTTTGATGCCATCCTTACTGTCATTGATCaattctcaaaaatggttcaCTTTATTCCTACCCAATCCACAGCGTTGGCtattgacattgccaacttATTCATTACATACATCTGGAAATTACATGGCCTTCCCAGGAGTACAGTTTCAGATAGAGGTCCTACATttaatgccaagtttatGCGTCATCTATATCACTGA
- a CDS encoding Retrotransposable element Tf2 protein, translated as MSNQPADTLKTLINSGATLNFISPLIVEKYKIPKTLLENPRVVRMLDGTISQTGCIWHQVLLTVSANGHTHSIPFLVCPIGNTPAILGMTWLTSESPLIDWQQGTVTFPEQYHEFAQVFGEEEFKMPNSPRSYLWHDRRGVQGAKQHIDEELATGKICPSTSSAGAPVMFVKKADGSLRLVVDYRKLNKVTHKNVYPLPRQDDLMAKLRHAKIFTKLDLQWGYNMSGSRKEMIMPFGLTNAPAAFQHFMNDLFRDLIDVTVVIYLDNILIFSEDPKDHPTHVREVLSRLMRNQLFCKLSKCHFHVTTVDYLEIEAVTSWPQPRTVKQVQAFLGFVNYLRRFIPNFSSVARPLHNLTKKESPWSWNVAEEQAFQELKALVTKAPVLIHSNPSLPYYLETDASGVAMGAILSQRGPDNWLHPELLAIIKALEEWRIYWMQARTFNRRHAQWRIFLSNFNFEIHYRPGKQSGKPDALSRRSDYVDSPQEPEVMLPAEVFANTSETELEIVTEIQDKLKDDPSLEPIIQFLTEDADNAPPSIRKAYRDYDWEEDLLWYRGKLVVPDSEPIKERLLKEFHDSPLAGHPGQQRTLELLNRNYWWPGMKSSAKEWVECCPICQANRRAHAPVISLKPLEVPRFPSTQYPMTSSQDSPIWSLHPNHKKITAKGLADLFITHVWKLHGLPVKTVSDCGTTFTGKFLRALYQRLGINPAFSSAYHPELDGQTERVNQFIEFYLRSYVAADHSDWATWLPLAEYAYNNARHSATGKTPFELVYGRNPIMSPSNVPANVPEADHVADTLAQEWKEAESALRLTKERMAGIRGITPEYAIGKKVWLDGKNVELRTNSNKLDPKRLGPFEVLEQISSHAYRLKLPETLKVHNVFYVGLLSRVHESPSQPFPEQPLPETIEGEEEYEVEQIIDSRRQRGKWFYLIKWKGYGPEDNLWEPEELLEHSQEEVKRFNQARLRKACDAAKSL; from the exons ATGTCGAATCAACCGGCGGACACCCTTAAAACTCTCATCAACTCAGGAGCCACGTTGAACTTTAtctcccccttgattgtggaaaaatacaaaatccccaaaaccctacttgaaaatccacgagtagtgagaatgttagatggtaccatttcacagactggttgcatttggcaccaggtactCCTcacggtctcggccaatggccacacccattccattcctttcctagtTTGCCCgataggcaacaccccagcAATACTCGGCATGACCTGGCTCACAAGTGAATCCCCGCTCATTGATTGGCAGCAAGGCACAGTCACGTTCCCTGAACAG TATCATGAATTTGCCCAAGtctttggagaagaggaattcaag atgccaaactctccccGGTCCTATCTATGGCATGACAGACGCGGAGTCCAAGGCGCTAAACAACACATAGACGAAGAATTGGCAACTGGAAAGATTTGTCCTAGTACCTCTTCTGCTGGCGCCCCCGTTATGTTTGTTAAAAAAGCAGATGGCTCTCTCCGACTGGTAGTTGACTACAGGAAGCTAAACAAGGtcacccacaaaaacgtTTACCCATTGCCAAGACAAGACGATCTCATGGCTAAGCTCAgacatgccaagatctttacaAAGCTAGACCTACAATGGGGATACAATATGTCCGGATCAAGaaaggagatga taatgccctttgggcttaccaacgccccggccgccttccaacacttcatgaatgacttgtttagggacctcatcgacgtcactgtggttatctacttggacaatatcttgatcttctcagaagaccccaaggaccacccaacccatgtcagggaagtcctatcacgGTTGATGAgaaaccagttgttctgcaaactctccaagtgccacttccacgtcacaaCAGTGGACTACCTTg aaatCGAGGCGGTTACGTCGTGGCCACAACCCAGAACGGTCAAGCAAGTCCAGGCCTTTTTAGgatttgtcaattacctgAGACgcttcattcccaacttcagctctgTTGCGCGCCCCCtgcacaacctcaccaaaaaggaatcaCCGTGGTCATGGAACGTAGCGGAAGAACAGGCTTTCCAGGAATTAAAGGCCTTAGTCACCAAAGCACCAGTTCTGATCCACTCGAACCCCAGCTTGCCTTACTatctggaaacagacgcatcaggagtagcAATGGGGGCTATACTCAGCCAAAGGGGTCCGGATAATTGGTTGCATCCA gagctcctagcaatcatcaaggccctggaggaatggcgcatttactggatgcaggcacggacttTTAACCGCAGACACGCACaatggcgcatcttcctgagcaactttaactttgaaatccactaccGCCCCGGAAAGCagtcagggaagccagatgccCTATCCAGACGATCAGACTATGTTGATTCCCCCCAAGAACCGGAAGTCATGCTaccagcagaagtctttgccaacacatcagaaacagaacttgagattgtcacggaaatccAAGATAAGCTGAAGGATGACCCATCCCTAGAACCTattatccaattcctgacAGAGGATGcagacaatgcacctccaTCAATTAGGAAGGCCTATCgggactatgattgggaagaagatctcctatggtaccgcggaaaactggtggtcccagactcagagccCATCAAGGAACGATTGCTTAAAGAATTCCATGATTcccccctggcaggacaccccgGGCAACAAAGAACCCTAGAACTCCTGAAccgtaactactggtggccaggaatgaagtcatccgctaaggaatgggtagaatgctgtCCTATCTGCCAAGCTAATCGCCGCGCACACGCTCCTGTGATctccctaaaacccttagaagttccccgTTTCCCttccacacaatatcctatgacttcatcacaggattccccaA TTTGgtcacttcatcccaaccacaaaaaAATCACAGCCAAGGGACTAGCAGacctgttcatcacccatgTGTGGAAGTTACACGGATTACCGGTCAAAACAGTCTCAGACTGCGGAACaacgttcacagggaaattcctaagagcactgtaccaacgccttggaaTCAATCCggccttctcctcagcctaccacccggagtTGGACGGACAGACAGAGAGGGTGAACCAATTCatcgagttctacctcagatccTACGTTGCAGCAGACCATTCAGACTGGGCTACCTGGTTACCGTTagcagaatatgcgtacaacaacgctaGACACTCGGCtactgggaaaacccccttCGAACTTgtctatggaagaaaccccaTCATGAgcccatccaacgtaccgGCAAATGTTCCAGAAGCTGACCATGTAGCTGACACCCTAGCTcaggaatggaaagaggcagaATCCGCTCTAAGGCTAACAAAGGAAAGGATGGCAGGGATCAGAGGAATAACTCCAGAATACGcaattggcaaaaaagtatggctggatggaaaaaacgtggagctcagaaccaactccaacaagtTGGACCCTAAGAGACTAGGCCCATTTGAAGTCCTAGAGCAAATATCCAGCCACGCGTACCGCCTGAAACTTCCGGAAACCTTAAAAgtccacaacgtattctacgtaggactGCTATCCAGAGTTCATGAATCGCCCAGTCAACCCTTCCCGGAACAACCCCTGCCAGAAACAattgaaggggaagaagaatatgaagtgGAGCAGATCATCGACTCCAGAAGGCAacgagggaaatggttctacttgatcaaatggaaaggatacgggccagaagacaatttgtgggaaccagaagaactcctggaacacagccaggaagaagTCAAGCGCTTTAACCAAgccagactcagaaaggcttgtgacgccgccaagagcctttaa
- a CDS encoding Retrotransposon-derived protein PEG10 yields MVVWILYHMTDKAADWALPIIGTIIKGEEAFADPDAKRAAARKIAALTQTTTTSEYVTEFRNLMAELDWNTEAYIAQFTHGLHWKVKELLSTKDNIPDNDLEAIFAALVKIDNTRRENKENRPKKLPAKSPATVATSPLPPPNGDRRRASGLCVKCGQKGHGIKQCPNGWKATIKEAAKVGEVVESEKE; encoded by the exons atggttgtgtggatcctctaccacatgactgacaaggctgccgactgggctctccctatcatagggacaatcatcaagggcgagg aagcctttgccgatccagacgcaaagagggcggccgccagaaaaattgccgcgcttactcagacaaccaccacgtctgagtacgtcactgaattccgcaacctcatggcagaacttgactggaacactgaggcgtacattgcccagttcacgcacggccttcattggaaggtcaaagaactcctgtccaccaaggacaacattcccGACAACGACCTAGAGGCCATATTCGCCGCCttggtcaaaattgacaacactcgacgggaaaacaaggaaaaccgTCCCAAGAAGctccctgccaagtccccggccaccgtggccacttccccactaccaccacccaacgg ggatcgccgccgcgcgtctggcctttgtgtcaagtgcggccaaaaggggcatgggATCAAACAGTGTCCCAATGGAtggaaagccaccatcaaggaagccgccaaggtgGGAGAAGTAGTAGAGTCGGAAAAAGAATAA